Genomic DNA from Pleurodeles waltl isolate 20211129_DDA chromosome 1_2, aPleWal1.hap1.20221129, whole genome shotgun sequence:
GTCGTCCGCTGTTTTGTGTTAGTCAGCACCCTTCAATTTGGATAGTTTGTTCTGTTCTTGCTTTTTGGATTAGACATAATAATTTCtgatttgttacattgcatttataACTGACAAAGAAAGGAATCCTTCCTACAGGCGAACATTGTCTGCAGACGCACATCGTGCACTTGGTGGCCATTAAGAGTGGATAATACTGCTGCCTATTTTTCCCAGTGCTAGTTTTAGTGGTGGGTAGACAAGACATAAGTGTGTGGCAAGAACTGCCCTTCACAATGTGATGTTTTATTTTGGTTATCAGTTGCAGGGAAGTAAATCCTCTGTGCACTGCCTGCACTGGTCACTTCTCCAAGGGTATCAGTGAACACCTCTCCCAGACTTTTCGATAGAAAACACACATTAGTGATGCAGTGACAAattacagactatggccctcattctgaccctggcggtctttgaccgccagggcggaggaccgcgggagcaccgccgacaggccggcggtgctccaatggggattccgaccgcggcggtaaagccgcggtcggaccggcaccactggcggggtcccgccagtgtaccgcggccccattgaatcctccgcggcggcgcagcttgctgcaccgccgcggggattccgaccccccctaccgccatccagatcccggcggtcggaccgccgagatccggatggcggtagggggggtcgcggggcccctgggggcccctgcagtgccaatgccactggcatgggcattgcaggggcccccgtaagagggcccctacatgtatttcactgtctgctgcgcagacagtgaaatacgcgacgggtgcaactgcacccgtcgcacagcttccactccgccggctcgattccgagccggcttcatcgtggaagcctctttcccgctgggctggctggcggtctgaaggcgaccgcccgccagcccagcgggaaagtcagaattaccgccgcggtctttcgaccgcggaacggtaacctgacggcgggactttggcgggcggcctccgccgcccgccaaggtcagaatgagggcctatgttcactTCGTAGCACCCTGAATTGCTCCATGTTCTTTACCCTCATTCTACCACCATGTGTTCTTGTTTCCTTGTGGTTCATTTGTTTACTGCCTCACGCAACTTCTGGAGCTCACTCAGGTGCAAATTGAGGAACAGGCAGTTCTTCTTTCAGGCAGCCGAAGCAAAACTAAAAGGGACCTTTAGCTGCTTTTCACTTGGATAAATTGAAATTATGCCACTTCTTCATAATATCTGTTTTCAAGTTTCAAGTGTCTTGGATCAATTGTTCAAGCCTGCGCATTTTACTTCAAGATTTCTGCAGCTGGCTAGGAAGAGACTGATGCCCAAAGTGCACTTCTGGTGTCTGCTCTGTTTTAGCCTTGCCCTTAAGTCTCCAGTGATGTCACGCAAAAACTAAGCCTAACAATGAGTCTCTCCTTCATTTATGCATGCATTAAGTAATTGTTCTTACCGGCACTTAATCTCAAGTCCTGATAGTTACTTTCCTTCTCTGATTCATTCTTTGTTTTATATCTTCACCTTCTCATATAGAATCCCTCATCGGTTTATTTTCTCGAATGTGGTCTCCCTCACACCTGGAAATAAACATCACAGAATCAAAAATTCACACCTTGTCGGAGGACGTATTGCCTCCAGCTTTGCTGTTGGGAATGAGGATTACAAACCATACAAGGGAAATGACACCCCATCTGTCTGCCTTGTACTAAATTTACGTTATGACAAATTTGCAAAGGGGTAAATTATACCAATTATACCACATGTTTGCGCTTTTCACTTCAAATTGCAGTTTATATTTATGGAActcacatttccatttccattgtttatttcaaaTATGTCACCTTTAGAGCCTAGCCATTGTTCCCTTATTTGCACGGATCAACATGGAATCTATGGAAACTGCTACAAAATCATCACAACTactaataacattttaaattatagCATTCAGAAATATCAAAGTGACCAAGAATAATGATTCAGTCATTTGTTGAATGTTTCctctaagaaattggattattagttgacTCTGGTTTGagatctggtcaagcagcaaccaccatccttgtcagggtgaagtcacaagaaaaccccaaattaacctgtgctttaccttctggtagcttgccacagagcagtcaagagtaacttggaggcaatgtgtaaattatttgtgcaatacttcaaacattaACACAATGTAAACATGCCACAAAATGATCCTACATCAATTTCGAAAATtagagcaaaatttaataaataaaaccagaccacaatcacaaaactccaatcagtagaacctgaattacaaatttttaaagatttgagtgaaaatagcaccaaaaagcacaaagggccaactcagagtatctggtcatgctggatggGGTCAAAGTCACACTGTCAGGATGACCGCGATAGTGCACAGGTTAGACCCTCTAAAGTTAACCTTCTTAAATCCTGTTTGTGTTGGAGGGGGGCACAAAGAGCAGGGAGAGTCCCCGGAGAATGCCAGTGTTGCATGAAGATCCTGAAGCCATCGCCAATGGCAATGCTGGAACTTTGCATTGGCAGTCCCGGCGAGAGGTTGATGCTGTAATGCGTAGAGGTGGCTTCCAGAGCTTCACATTGAATCGCAGTGCGAGCGATGAGGTCTTGGTGTGAATGGGCCTGTTTGCAGTTGCAAAGAGCATGACATTATAAATATACAGCTCTCTGAgcaacaccaagggtccaggacatgggggaacacctcttgggggtcaggaaacTACTCCAGTTGGGTCCAGGGGCTAGAGCAGGATGTTGGGGAGCCttctatgtccctgaggctcaggtcAGGAGACCAGCAGATTAGCCAATGGAGTCACTGTGGTGCCCTTTGTGCAAGGGTGAAGTTGCTGGTCTAGTTCTCTCTCACCAaggcagcagcaggcagcaggtcagcacagcagggcagcatatTCTTCAGAGCAGCGGTCCAGCAGAGAGGCAATGCTTTCAGCATCACAGAAGTCCTTTTCCCTGGCAcagtagccacaggtccagaagtttactgatgtctgaggtccaatatttattccaTTGTACCCTTCCTTAGGAAGCTGGGAGAAGCTTATAGAAATTCCCTTTGAAGTTCCCAGGCATCCTGTCTTCCTTGTCCTGGCTCCAGAATAGCTACATGGAGTACGCATAGCTTCTCCCCCATTGTGCCAGTTATGGCCCAATCAGGCACAGCTAAGCACTTTATTGTGTGTGGCGGTataggaggaatacaaaaaggcggtcattccgaccctggcggtcatggatcgccagggccggggaccgcgggagcaccgccaacaggctggcggtgctcccaagggcattctgaccgcggcggtacagccgcagtcagaaatggaaaaccggcggtgtactgccggttttccgctgccctggggaatcctcgatggcggcgcagcttgctgcgccgccatggggattccgaccccgatACCGCCGtctgatggcggtatggggtgtcatggggcccctgggggcccctgcagtgcccatgccaatggcaggccactgcaggggcccccataacagggccccactgagaatttcagtgtctgcatagcagacactgaaattcgcgacgggtgcaactgcacccgtcgcaccctttccactccgccggctccattcggagccggcatcattgtggaaaggggtttcccgctgggcgggcgggtggccttctggcggtcgcccgcccgcccagcgggaaacacagaataaccgcggcggtcttctgaccacgcagcggtattctggcggctcccgccggcactgcggttaccgcggccggcgggagtcagaatgacccccaaagtctaactgtcagctacacccagttatgtcacccaagacaggctacaggcacataatggtcaaggcaggaaaatgccaactttctaaaagtggcattatcaaaattgtaacttaaagtctgacttcaccatgaATTATGATTTCTCATTCAAATTCCAAAGAAACTAAACATGAAATGATTGCCCATTCCTATTTGAAAAATAcagcttaataaatataataagttAACTCCAATATTATCGTATTGAAGAagttggccttgcaatagtgaaaaacaaatttaagaacttATCAATAACAGGAcgtataaaacttaaaagtgcatgtcttacctttaaatatactgcacccggctctctgggctgtccagggcctaccctaggggtgacatatgtaaaaaagggaaggagtaggcatggcaaaagatttatttagcCAGAGTCAACTGGCAGTTCAGACtgaacacacaagctgcaatggcagggttAAAacatttaaatggctacttaagtgggtggcacaatcagtgctgcaatcccCCTAGTAGATTTTTATCTACAGGCACtggttacatgtagtaccattttactggcgacttatatgtaaattaaatatgccaactaggtgtaatccaattccaccatgttttaaggagagagcaaaagcactttagcactggttagcagtggtacagttcacagagtcctagcgggcaaacagtttggggggtaatcttgcagaaagggccaggtccatcatTCCCCAATTTAGAATTCATTTTATTCATGAAATGTGGAAAATACTGTTCATTTCTCGAGGGTGtgtcatgtgtttttatttttacaaaaggaGGCCCCTGAAATGGTccaggttttcttacagaaaccaCTTTTTCTCCCTATTTCGAATGATCATTAAGTGAAATATGGATCAAGCTCATTCCTAGCACATCAGAAGCAATGCACTATAAACAGAGAAGAACCGTATTAATATCTCCTCTCTTTTTGAATGGAGAAACACCTGCATTGTCTATGAATGGAGCTATAGGCAGTTAGAAATGTGGGTCTGAAGTTTTGCCAAGAGTAACACTAGGCTATTCACAATACTTAGTCTGCTGAAGAAAATGGCAGTGCTGCGGGCTAAAGTTCCCTGGGAAGGTTTTCATCTTCAGCCTTCTTCCAGGGCATAACTGAGTTGCAGGTGTGTATGCACACATCAAAGAACGTTTAACCTCATTCTTTTACAGCCATCAAGAGGGCTTACACAGAATGTatactgcatgtgggacaaaatAGCGCAAGCACAGGCACAGCTAACAAGTCTTGCTTTCATTTTCTAACAAATGCAAACATACAGTAGGCAATGACCTATATACACATGTATTTAAATATTGATGTATACATTTGGGGTATGACAGATGACAGTTATGTTCTGATTACTTAAAAATAACCCCTATTACACCCAGCTATGCTACTCCTCATTACAATTCTTACCTGATGAATGTGAGCCATATAGGAAACAGGTAATGGCACTAGAGCTTTACATTCACCAATCATTTTAGGACCCCCTTTGGTTCTTATACCACAACCACCTGAATTATCACCACAAGTATTGATTGTCTGTTTCTTTGAGACAGAATCCTCTCTTGATGTTGGATGTTGCTCACTGTGTAGTATGTAGCTAAATAATTTTTCTTGTTTTCTGTGCTGTAGGTTCTTGAAAAGTTTTTGACTTGTTGTGAAAAAATTCTACTTCCGATATGCTGGAGGTGTGGCGTTTCCTTAGAGTGTTCACTGTGAAACATTGGACCTGAGATTGCGGGAGATGTACTGTTGTGAGTGTGTAGTATTTCTTGGTCCTTCTTAGTGTCAATTTTGGGAATGTTCCATGGGCAGCAACCCTCCTTTTGTAAGGGATAGCAATATTTACCTCATTTTGGGTCATATATCCCTTCTATGTCCATTCCTAGGAGTTTTGGGGTTGTGAATAGATTGCTTTTTCTAGAAAGTTGTAGGCCAAaacttttttagagtttaaaaggccagatcattttgttttttcaaaaacaataacAGAAAAAACATGAAGGTATTATTCACCTGCTTCCTTTCTTACCTTttagataatagatcttagttggCGTCTGAGGAGGTCGCATATGTCCAAATTCTTCTGGTTTGTTTTGTCAATAGAAACTTTGAGGTGCAAGGTCCACCAACCAAGCTAAGAAGTTGGAAACAATGGACCACTTTCTTGCATGTCAACCCGTGAAGTGTTTTTAGAAGGTTTGGCCTTGCTACCTTCTGACTGCTCTTCAACATTATCATCTCATGCTTTTAGACTTGTTTGATGATCAGGGGATTGCTCTCTCGTTTTGTTTGTGAGTTATTCTTATTAACTCACATACCAGGGGCGATCAAAATAATAAATGGCTACGATTCTCAGTTAATAGACTTTGGATTCTTCTGCCCTGGCTGCTAGGTGCTCCTCTAATGATAGATACTTCTGAGTCTTTGATTCTCAGATTTTCCATATATATTAAATAATACAGAAGTGGTATTTCAGCTCTGTACCCTTTCTGGTTTGAGGGTCAAGGCTGTATAGCTATGGAATATGTATACATGAGACTAATATTTTCATGATATCTGAGAAGGCTTTCGATTGGTTTTCTTTTGAGCCCTGAATGGGTCATGTCagactttcatttttaatttgataACTCCTAATTATTTGTGATGACCCTAATATCATCTGAATGCTTTCAAGCACAAGGGGTTGGCAGTGAGCGCTTTACAGATACTGCTCATCTCACCtctatatgtttttctaaattaggcAGAACAATGATTATATAAATAGAATCATGTAATACAAATTCCCAGGACAGATTCAGATCAAAAatagaaatggaaaaaaagaagaaaactaatCATTCACTCAAAGTAGAGAAAGTACATACCAGTATAGCTTCCTGTCGTGGGCCTAACTAATCCCACCAAGTGAACTACTCCCTTACAATTTGTATATCTGTACATGACCCCTTATGTGTAGgtatcttctgttgttttttgtcAGCCACAATcagtatggctaaaaaaaaaaaacatttattgcaagtttccttattgGACCTTATCATAATCAGTACAAGATTGTAGCTTAGCAGTATTTCCGTAGCTAATGAAACTTTGGATAATGCTTCCTCCTAATATGATCTTAAGTACTAGGCATGCGGCACACATGCGCACCCAATCTGCCACTTGAGGTCTGCACCGGAAACCGTGCATATCCTTGTCAGTATTCcacttggccatccttgctaaggTAATATAGAAGTTAAATTAATTACAACTATGAGGCATTTAGATTTAAACAATTTTACCTGTGCAGTGGCGCATAATAAtagcttagataaatatttcctgggTTATATCTTTTACCGACCATGTTGCCTACTCCTGTGCCCATAAGCATAATCGGTCTTCTTCTGCTTTAAAAAAGATGTgataatattctgacagcctttGTTTATTAGGTTCAATCAGGCTTACACATATTTTGGGCAAATATTcaggcaccatttccttacccttTTCATGTAATAGAGCCCAGATTTGTAAATATCGATCTCTATATGTTTGTTGTGCTTTAGCTGACAGTGTACCTGAATCTATACCTGATCAGCACAAGATGAAGCACAGCCTCAGACATAAATATAGCGTGCTTGGCTGAGGAACCAATTGGGCAAAGCTACAATATGCAGGATGAGGGCTAAGAGAACCTTGTAAGGCTCTTTGTCCTCTGCCTAGTAATGCTCACAACCTATAATGGTATGCAGGTTTCACCAAGTTATGGGTATTGTGTACCATATATGTTATCATAACAGGTTACGATTGCATTCAATTTATAGCAGTACAAATGTGTTTGTTGTTCAGAAAttgcagtgacctgtgcgatggaATTCTTTTAAAAGACTCTTAACACCATGGAGGCATAAGTCACACAGGTTACAAAATAACTTAGTTACAGCACTTTTCCTTCTGGATTTCTACCTTTCTGGGATACAGCTTTGCCTTCAGGGAAAATCTGTATCCCAGCAAGTTGTTCCTCCCTATCTGTGTGCATTTATGTCAGGAGGTGCCTGGTTTAATCTACTGTGCCAAGTGTATGAATATCCTCCCTAGATatcagcctagctgatgaagggctaTTTGTAGCTTTTATTGTGACAAATTGATATTAGTAGttccacttttttaaaataaaccAGTACTGAAGCATCTCCTTTGAGTAGGATAACAACGAGGACAGGGGTTTCACATAAGGAGTAGATTAAGAGTAAAACCTTGCTTAATTTTCAAGATGCCAATTATGCTAATTGGCGCTTCCGCCACTCCATTTCCACTTGTGGTAAATTTATTATACTATTTTACTATATACTCGTTAATCAATATAGCCTGCATGCCAAATCTCACGATAATATGCATATTAAATTATTATTGCTCTACGTGTTTAAAATGTAGCTTGTTTTAGTTTTGTTGTTCGGTATTGTTTCAAGATCTCGTTTGTTTTGGTGTGCCTGGGTTCAGACCTGCTGACATAGCTTTTACCATAACTTTCACTTATCAAAGTTGTGGCCTTGTTCTGCACGGCATTCATTTTGGCAGGAATATCTCTAAGATGTATTAGCCGAGACCCTTCTGAAAATTTACTTGGTGTTAGTTGGCTGGTGGATACTCTAGCTCAAGATATGAGAAGAGTACtttaactttttttgctttttgaactAGTTAGATTTCTGTGCTCTGTAATGCAATATCTGCCCCTTTTATGTGTAAAgggatttagggctagatgtaggaacccaaaaaatagcgagtcggaaatagcgactccatgtgaatcgctatttgtgactcgcaaaacgagatgccaGGAAAAATCGCTATACTAAATAGCAATTtggtgcggagtcgcaccgcaatttgcgagctCGCATTTTGCGAGGTTgctatttgcgaggtcgcaaattgcacaagcgtgtggtccggtgtcgcaaattgcgactgactcgcaaagtGCACGCGGgtgcaaattacactgttgaaaAACCCACTtagtggttctgagtgatgacattagaaccaggaagtaaccccatggaacagggaggagcccacaaactgcagagtcacacccaggtgagaggagctgcagcaacaatggctacacaggagaaggagacaccgaGTGCTGGCAGAAAACGAAAACTAAAGTTTTCATAGAAGGAGTTGGAagtgctcacagaggagtgctgcctgcaccatgatgagttatttggaaaggaagcaatgagtgtccctgacagccacaagaagaaaatctggcaagacatcctcaacaaaataaatgccatcgGAGTCAGCCACTGCACactggatgaggtccgcaaaaggtggtgtgaccttcgctccaggaccaaggaaagggtggcagagcgcatGAGAGAGATGTACGACAcaggaggagggccatctactgtaccaccccctacagccatcgaaaccatggtggagaccactctggagccagagtcTGTACTTGGCATCGGAGACCTAGACAGTTCAGAACCAGGGACATCCAaatgtaagtaccaaaattaacgtatttacatcagcctatgcaccatgcacacaatcacagtatacaaaatcatgcacctccagattagctccattcccagttttgcaacctatagaacagtgcattatgagcAATGccgtacagtagtccaaatatagagcaatgtttattctgaggcatcaaacatatgtgagccaCTGAcaatgtatcccctgtgtcccacaggtctcccacaaggacccaccaacagcgccactgtgcagggagaggaacaaggcactgacacacaagagaaggctgccacagacaccgcaggggagtgcaggacaacaccactcGTCCAATCAGCACCAGAGTACATGGATGATCCTGCTCTGGGTTTAGAGTCAGGCATTgtgacaccagggccaatgcctatagAGAGTCGACCACAGAGATCAGCTGGCTCGGTGCGTAGTAGACAAGGCCCAATGCAGTCTGCACGTAGGGAGGATGTCACCGATGagcaattgttgggactggaggcatccttactgcagactcaccggctgcaaaatagacaTATGCGGTTAATGAACCGAAACCTTACCAGACTGCAGGACACACTCATGCAGGGgtttgcaaatgtggacaaccagttcactacaatgaacgctCACATGGCTAACATGACCACCTCCATAGACagcttggtcagggaaatggtggccgacAGGGAACAGGCACGGCGCAGGAAGCTCAGCACTCCTGCCCGTTTagacagactaagggcctcattataaccttgaacagccgtgcggccgccaatgcggccgcactcccgccatgCCCATTTCGACATAACTGCTGGGCCGCAACTTGGAAGCCGgccccaaatggagccggtggtgttgcggccgtgctacgggtgcagttgcaccagtcacgcttttcactgtctgctgtgcagacagtgaaaagcagtgtggggctgtgccagggggccccgccactccccttcccaccagcctttccatggcagttcctaccaccatggaaaggctggcgggaaggggactcgtaatcccctgggtggattaaaaccgcccggaccaacgtggcggaaaaccgtcagtcctggcggtgcgaccacagCACTTCCACCGCGGTCgaaataggcaagattgcaccgccagcctgttggcggtacaatcccCAAAACAGCCATGAagtggacctgctggagaccagacaggcagtaaggggcattggggataccccgcaggacagtgaggaggtctccagtgtcagtagtgtgtctgccacagatgcacAAGTGTTGCGGAGTGGCAGTGCCCGccagggatcaggggaccaacctggagtgagccatggtggccgcagtcgcaggaggctgtgagctactaatatgtggtgtggcagaggcacatgcacttaatgtgtcagactacacttttgtttttcattatgtagcatagttgactattgtttccccattatagtcctgcaataaaagggttaatttgttgaactacacaactgggcaatgtgtgtcgtacattagtgagtgttgtcatggttgctacgtacctgccaaagtagtgggttgcaatgtggttctgtctctgtctgccctccattgctatgcttccatccccaggctacCGGTGtgatagctcttgctcctcatcctccgaatctgtgtcgtcaggggtgagcTATAGCCCACGTCTggaggcaatgttgtgtaggatggcacaagtggcaatgatcttgcatgctgtttctggggcatactgaagtgctcctccacttttgtgcaggcatctgaatcgtgacttcaacaagtcaaacgtcctctcaattacagctctagtccgccgatgtccaatgtggtatcgcctctcattctgattgccaggtgttaggtatggggtgagtaaccatggtctcagggcatatgcactgtcacctgtttgacaaaagaggcaaacttagcagggcatcacagggttacacagtaacACGTATGTAAGGCATCAGAATGCACTCGCCAGTACCTAagaaatatccttctccaaactccccatgttctaggcgttggtgtatcccactgtgcctgaatatgtatgcatcagtgtactccctggatatttagccacaatgtcagtaatgacattatgggtgtcacataccaactggatgtttagtgagtgggtacattttctattgcggaacacatattacagatttgctggtgggcaaattggtatatgtgtcccgtgcacacaccctattacatgggggaagttggcaattctgtagaagtccaacttggtgctggtaatttctgcttcattcctgggaaggtatatatatctggacatatgtgcgagtatggcatcttgGAACAacctgaagaatcttgagagggcactttgggatatcccacctgccactgcaatcaccccctgatagctacccgaggccaagaggtgcagtgagcatagcacttgcacatgtgttgggatggcactgccgcgcattgtctggcattctagctgaggtttcagcagttcaatgatctctaggatgacagcgctgctcagtctgtatttatcataaatctcctcctcagtttgttggaatagtgtctgcctggttctgtatatcctctcctgtctctgcctcctcctcctctgatgggcagcCTGgcttctcctcctccatgcaatcacgtatagtgcagccattttgagtaacccaggtgccttctgggactccttttatactttggttctggttaccacctgttcgaagtcagtggtaatctgggtgtgcaaaacggctttttgcgactagtcacaatttgtgactggcttttgcatacagtttccgacttgcaatttgcgacttcgtaattgcgactcgcaaaatcaggtcgcaaa
This window encodes:
- the LOC138255605 gene encoding myb-related transcription factor, partner of profilin-like; the protein is MSVPDSHKKKIWQDILNKINAIGVSHCTLDEVRKRWCDLRSRTKERVAERMREMYDTGGGPSTVPPPTAIETMVETTLEPESVLGIGDLDSSEPGTSKCLPQGPTNSATVQGEEQGTDTQEKAATDTAGECRTTPLVQSAPEYMDDPALGLESGIVTPGPMPIESRPQRSAGSVRSRQGPMQSARREDVTDEQLLGLEASLLQTHRLQNRHMRLMNRNLTRLQDTLMQGFANVDNQFTTMNAHMANMTTSIDSLVREMVADREQARRRKLSTPARLDRLRASL